One Lepus europaeus isolate LE1 chromosome 7, mLepTim1.pri, whole genome shotgun sequence DNA segment encodes these proteins:
- the DBX1 gene encoding homeobox protein DBX1, with amino-acid sequence MMFPGLLAPPAGYPNLLRPTPTLTLPQSLQSAFSGHSSFLVEDLIRISRPPAYLPRSVPATSVSPPRQGAPAALTDTGASDLGSPGPGSRRGSSPQTALSPASEPTFLKFGVNAILSSAPRTEASPALLQSVPPKTFAFPYFEGSFQPFIRSSYFPASSSVVPIPGTFSWPLAARGKPRRGMLRRAVFSDVQRKALEKMFQKQKYISKPDRKKLAAKLGLKDSQVKIWFQNRRMKWRNSKERELLSSGGCREQTLPTKLNPHPDLSDVGHKVPGDDDEEDEAPGSPPHRLAFHASPEPRHLRDARLDGPLPPSPAHSSSPGKPSDFSDSEEEDEEGEDEEEITVS; translated from the exons ATGATGTTCCCCGGCCTCCTCGCGCCCCCCGCCGGGTACCCAAACCTCCTGCGGCCCACGCCCACCTTGACTCTGCCCCAGTCCCTGCAGTCCGCATTTTCTggccactccagcttcctggtggagGATCTGATTCGCATCAGCCGGCCCCCAGCCTACCTGCCCCGCAGCGTGCCCGCAACCAGCGTATCGCCGCCCAGGCAGGGGGCCCCCGCAGCCCTCACCGACACAGGGGCTTCCGACCTGGGCTCCCCGGGTCCCGGCAGCCGGCGGGGCAGCTCTCCACAGACGGCCCTCTCCCCTGCCAGCGAGCCCACGTTTCTGAAGTTTGGAGTGAACGCCATCCTCTCCTCGGCACCCAGAACAG AAGCATCCCCCGCCTTGCTCCAGAGCGTCCCTCCCAAGACCTTCGCCTTTCCCTACTTCGAAGGCTCCTTCCAGCCCTTCATCAGATCGTCCTATTTCCCAG CGTCCTCGAGCGTCGTGCCCATCCCCGGGACCTTCTCGTGGCCGCTGGCCGCCCGCGGCAAGCCCCGCCGGGGCATGCTGCGTCGCGCAGTGTTCTCCGACGTTCAGCGCAAGGCGCTGGAGAAGATGTTCCAGAAGCAGAAGTACATCAGCAAGCCCGACCGCAAGAAGCTGGCGGCCAAGCTGGGCTTGAAGGACTCGCAG GTGAAAATCTGGTTCCAGAACCGACGCATGAAATGGCGGAACTCCAAGGAGCGCGAACTCCTATCCAGCGGCGGCTGCAGGGAGCAGACCCTCCCCACCAAGCTCAACCCGCACCCGGACCTCAGCGACGTGGGCCACAAGGTCCCTGGGGACGACGACGAGGAAGACGAGGCCCCGGGCAGCCCCCCGCACCGCCTGGCCTTCCACGCGTCCCCAGAGCCTCGGCATCTGCGGGACGCGCGCCTCGACGGGCCGCTGCCCCCCTCGCCCGCGCACTCCAGCAGCCCTGGCAAACCTTCGGACTTCTCTGACTccgaggaggaggacgaggagggcGAGGACGAGGAGGAAATCACCGTGTCCTAG